One stretch of Streptomyces sp. R21 DNA includes these proteins:
- a CDS encoding serine/threonine-protein kinase, with translation MGDGGRHDTSLFSGRPSDLIGRQIASYRVEREIGRGGMAVVYRARDLRLDRTVALKLLAPELARNDTFRRRFTHESRVAAAIDHPHIVPVFEAGETDGVLYIAMRYVAGLDLRHLLDREGPLPVKVAGRIAIQVASALDAAHDHGLVHRDVKPGNILVAEGTDSDHPEHVYLTDFGLTKKSLSLTGFTSVGQFVGTLDYVAPEQISGKPVDGRCDVYSLACVVYESMAGKPPFQREDDMALLWAHQYDEPPPLSEKRPGIAAPVDAVLAKALSKSPDDRYDSCLAFVAALRAAASGATGAGHAPTQAARAAGTPEYPGPPPQPPGWARPVFPR, from the coding sequence ATGGGCGACGGCGGGCGGCACGACACCAGCCTGTTCTCGGGGCGCCCCTCCGACCTCATCGGGCGGCAGATCGCGAGCTACCGGGTCGAGCGCGAGATCGGCCGCGGCGGGATGGCCGTCGTGTACCGGGCCAGGGACCTGCGCCTGGACCGGACCGTCGCGCTCAAGCTGCTCGCCCCGGAACTAGCCCGCAACGACACCTTCCGCCGCCGCTTCACCCACGAGTCACGGGTGGCCGCCGCGATCGACCACCCGCACATCGTGCCGGTCTTCGAGGCGGGCGAGACGGACGGCGTCCTGTACATCGCGATGCGGTACGTCGCCGGGCTCGACCTGCGGCATCTGCTGGACCGGGAAGGTCCCCTGCCGGTCAAGGTCGCCGGCCGTATCGCCATCCAGGTCGCGTCCGCGCTTGATGCGGCGCACGACCACGGCCTGGTGCACCGGGACGTGAAACCCGGCAACATCCTGGTGGCCGAGGGCACCGACAGCGACCACCCCGAGCACGTGTACCTCACGGACTTCGGCCTCACGAAGAAGTCGCTGTCGCTGACCGGGTTCACTAGTGTCGGCCAGTTCGTCGGCACCCTCGACTACGTGGCGCCGGAACAGATCTCCGGCAAGCCGGTGGACGGCCGGTGCGACGTGTACAGCCTCGCCTGCGTCGTCTACGAGTCGATGGCCGGGAAGCCGCCCTTCCAGCGCGAGGACGACATGGCGCTGTTGTGGGCCCACCAGTACGACGAGCCGCCGCCCCTGAGCGAGAAGCGCCCCGGCATCGCCGCCCCCGTGGACGCCGTACTGGCGAAGGCGCTGTCCAAGAGCCCCGACGACCGCTACGACTCGTGCCTGGCGTTCGTCGCCGCACTGCGGGCCGCCGCGAGCGGTGCGACGGGCGCCGGGCACGCGCCGACCCAGGCGGCGCGGGCCGCCGGGACACCGGAGTACCCGGGGCCGCCACCGCAGCCGCCCGGCTGGGCCCGGCCCGTCTTCCCGCGTTAG
- a CDS encoding streptophobe family protein, which translates to MSPQTPSDQGIARHGWVHAVATVLAGVIAMGVVAALGLWAAGATDLPDNAFPRVVAATVVTAVGGTIKLSGDAGAIAGTKAGLTVIPLSVTLVGALVIAAGFLRPLRHRAVASAAELAGWAARIALLWLAALVAVGLLARQTFTVSLGDGTLGDIGDLLGATPKVGFETDMPPTLGFGVLWLAGVLILALLVARGAPLPARLLRFQESVRPAAFAMVALLLGYVGLGLVIGLVTAVARGHVPETFAVILLGLPNLVWLAFTLGLGATWNGRVDGPFGLPMPHVLDEVLRTPDVSTLNLHTLSEFDGRVWWLVVVNAVLLLAAAFLMAVRSPARMRAWQHAVHMAIALALTVLMICLLARISAHYGLSVLGIGDLGGGLSGSLVLRPELWSAIGLGALWGLVTGFLGGLLAKRVHRRGEVASG; encoded by the coding sequence GTGAGCCCCCAGACACCGTCCGACCAGGGAATTGCCCGACACGGCTGGGTCCACGCCGTCGCCACCGTGCTGGCCGGGGTGATCGCCATGGGGGTGGTCGCCGCTCTCGGGCTATGGGCAGCCGGAGCCACGGACCTCCCCGACAACGCCTTTCCGCGGGTCGTCGCGGCCACCGTGGTGACGGCGGTCGGCGGCACCATCAAGCTCTCGGGCGACGCCGGGGCGATCGCGGGCACCAAGGCGGGTCTGACGGTGATCCCTCTGTCGGTCACGCTCGTCGGCGCTCTGGTGATCGCCGCGGGGTTCCTGCGGCCGCTGCGGCACCGTGCCGTCGCCTCAGCCGCCGAACTGGCCGGCTGGGCCGCCCGGATCGCCCTGCTGTGGCTGGCGGCCCTCGTCGCCGTCGGGCTCCTGGCACGCCAGACCTTCACGGTCTCGCTCGGCGACGGAACCCTCGGCGACATCGGCGACCTGCTCGGCGCCACCCCCAAGGTGGGTTTCGAGACCGACATGCCGCCGACCCTGGGCTTCGGCGTCCTGTGGCTGGCGGGCGTGCTGATCCTCGCCCTGCTGGTCGCGCGCGGGGCCCCGCTGCCGGCCCGGCTGCTGCGCTTCCAGGAGTCGGTGCGTCCGGCCGCCTTCGCCATGGTGGCGCTGCTGCTCGGCTACGTCGGCCTGGGCCTGGTCATCGGGCTGGTGACGGCGGTGGCGCGCGGGCACGTCCCGGAGACCTTCGCCGTCATCCTGCTCGGCCTGCCGAACCTCGTCTGGCTCGCCTTCACGCTCGGGCTCGGCGCCACATGGAACGGCCGCGTGGACGGTCCCTTCGGGCTGCCCATGCCGCATGTCCTGGACGAGGTGCTGCGCACCCCGGACGTCTCCACGCTCAACCTGCACACCCTCTCCGAGTTCGACGGCAGGGTGTGGTGGCTGGTGGTCGTCAACGCGGTCCTGCTGCTGGCCGCCGCGTTCCTGATGGCCGTCCGCTCACCGGCGCGGATGCGGGCCTGGCAGCACGCCGTGCACATGGCGATCGCGCTGGCGCTCACGGTGCTCATGATCTGTCTCCTCGCCCGGATCTCGGCGCACTACGGCCTGTCGGTGCTCGGCATCGGCGACCTCGGCGGCGGCCTGTCCGGATCGCTGGTCCTGCGGCCCGAGTTGTGGAGTGCGATCGGCCTCGGCGCGCTGTGGGGGCTGGTCACCGGTTTCCTCGGCGGCCTGCTGGCGAAGCGGGTCCACCGCCGGGGCGAGGTCGCCTCGGGCTAA
- a CDS encoding DUF6777 domain-containing protein, with amino-acid sequence MSVEPPSSGRPTGPPSGPLSGPSQPSPTPPSPTQPSGRAPLGPPDGSSGAGDSGGGAGGSGGAGGSGSGPSGPLGPGEPGQGAGQGPDRPWWKSAPRVALITAALVAAVTVGVVLTRSDGGGTKQAGSEVFLQSASKSGPDPFTESTANDSSTAPVTPAATSSSDSANVTRGVDGSAPGLYGGTRKVASCDVEKQIRALQADPAKNKAFASVEGIQPASVPAYLRSLTPVQLRMDTRVTNHGYRNGAPTSYQAVLQAGTAVLVDGHGVPRVRCACGNPLLPPVAQQTTPKRTGDSWASYRPQNVVVVSPATTVINVFVIYDPDHDDWFTRHHGDTGEHDQKTSPPVNQPSPSVTVSSPTPSSPSPHSPSPCVSPPTGTPSAATPSGSRSPCPPTSPSPSSSSPTPSGSTSLSPQPPTTEPANPPSPPGNVSSDTTAQSASTDTGPGSSGTTPGL; translated from the coding sequence GTGAGCGTCGAACCGCCGTCATCCGGCCGCCCCACAGGACCACCGTCGGGCCCGCTGTCAGGCCCCTCCCAGCCGAGTCCGACACCACCCAGCCCCACGCAGCCGAGCGGCCGCGCCCCGCTGGGCCCACCGGACGGCAGCTCCGGCGCGGGCGACAGCGGCGGCGGAGCGGGCGGATCGGGCGGGGCCGGGGGTTCGGGCTCCGGGCCCAGCGGTCCCCTCGGCCCGGGCGAACCGGGCCAGGGCGCCGGCCAGGGGCCGGACCGCCCCTGGTGGAAATCGGCGCCGCGGGTCGCGCTGATCACCGCGGCCCTGGTCGCCGCGGTGACTGTGGGCGTCGTCCTCACCCGTTCCGACGGCGGCGGCACGAAGCAGGCGGGCAGCGAGGTCTTCCTGCAGTCCGCGAGCAAGTCGGGGCCCGACCCGTTCACCGAGTCGACGGCCAACGACAGTTCCACCGCACCGGTGACCCCCGCCGCCACGAGCTCATCCGACTCCGCCAACGTGACACGCGGCGTGGACGGTTCCGCGCCCGGCCTCTACGGCGGCACCCGCAAGGTCGCCAGCTGCGACGTGGAGAAGCAGATCAGGGCACTCCAGGCGGACCCGGCGAAGAACAAGGCGTTCGCGTCGGTCGAGGGCATCCAGCCCGCCTCCGTACCCGCCTATCTGCGCTCGCTCACCCCCGTGCAACTGCGCATGGACACCCGTGTCACCAACCACGGTTACCGCAACGGCGCCCCCACCAGCTACCAGGCGGTCCTGCAGGCGGGCACCGCCGTCCTCGTCGACGGCCACGGTGTGCCCCGGGTGCGCTGCGCCTGCGGCAATCCGCTGCTGCCGCCGGTCGCACAGCAGACCACCCCGAAGCGGACGGGTGACTCGTGGGCGTCGTACCGGCCGCAGAACGTCGTGGTCGTCTCGCCCGCGACGACGGTCATCAACGTGTTCGTGATCTACGACCCGGACCACGACGACTGGTTCACCCGCCATCACGGCGACACCGGTGAGCACGACCAGAAGACCAGTCCTCCGGTGAACCAGCCCTCCCCGTCGGTGACCGTCTCGTCCCCGACGCCGAGTTCGCCTTCACCGCACTCCCCGTCGCCGTGCGTGTCCCCGCCCACCGGTACGCCGTCCGCGGCGACACCGAGCGGCTCGCGGAGCCCGTGCCCGCCGACCTCGCCGTCCCCGTCCTCCTCGTCGCCGACACCGTCCGGGTCGACGTCCCTGTCCCCGCAACCCCCGACTACAGAGCCGGCGAACCCGCCGTCGCCGCCCGGCAACGTGTCCTCCGATACGACGGCGCAGTCGGCGTCGACCGACACCGGGCCGGGGTCGTCCGGGACAACCCCCGGCCTGTGA
- a CDS encoding carbon-nitrogen hydrolase family protein yields the protein MRQPLAVAVVQPVCVHLDVAANAAAHARAVLGAEARLVVFPELSLTGYDLAAPAVAPGDPRLTELVAACRTAGATALVGAPVREEDGREYIATLAVTGDGVRVAYRKMWLHGEEFDRFTPGEKPEVMVVDGWRLGLAVCYDAAVPQHAADTAALGIDAYVASTLYGPGPASAARRDGHLRERALAHGVWAVLSTSAGPSGTYEATSGGSGIWAPNGDVRVQAGPDAGDMVGATLR from the coding sequence ATGCGCCAACCGCTCGCGGTCGCCGTCGTCCAGCCCGTATGCGTCCACCTGGACGTCGCCGCGAACGCCGCCGCGCACGCGCGGGCCGTCCTCGGCGCGGAGGCGCGTCTGGTGGTCTTCCCCGAGCTGTCCTTGACGGGCTACGACCTTGCCGCCCCGGCCGTCGCGCCGGGCGACCCCCGGCTGACCGAGCTCGTCGCCGCGTGCCGTACGGCAGGTGCGACGGCGCTGGTCGGAGCCCCTGTGCGCGAGGAGGACGGACGTGAATACATCGCGACCCTGGCCGTCACGGGCGACGGCGTCAGGGTGGCGTACCGGAAGATGTGGCTGCACGGCGAGGAGTTCGACCGCTTCACACCGGGCGAGAAGCCCGAGGTCATGGTGGTCGACGGGTGGCGGCTGGGCCTCGCCGTCTGCTACGACGCCGCCGTGCCCCAGCATGCCGCCGACACCGCGGCACTGGGCATCGACGCCTATGTGGCCAGCACGCTCTACGGGCCGGGCCCCGCCTCGGCGGCCCGGCGTGACGGTCACCTGCGCGAGCGGGCCCTGGCCCACGGCGTCTGGGCGGTGCTGTCGACCTCGGCCGGGCCCAGCGGGACGTACGAGGCCACGTCGGGCGGCTCCGGGATCTGGGCACCGAACGGCGATGTGCGCGTCCAGGCGGGCCCGGACGCGGGTGACATGGTCGGCGCGACGCTTCGCTGA
- a CDS encoding helix-turn-helix domain-containing protein, producing the protein MSNQVPNEARVIPLRPAAAPSPATAPARAPQRPRPVLAPRQVPPAPAEKEPLWRDLVGDVLRRERLAQERTLKDVAEAARISMPYLSELERGRKEASSEVLAAAARALGLGLPDLLSLAQDELTRLARVRRPDRGRAPSASRYDGMCLAA; encoded by the coding sequence GTGAGCAACCAAGTGCCGAACGAAGCCCGTGTCATCCCCCTGCGCCCGGCAGCCGCGCCGAGTCCGGCCACCGCTCCGGCACGCGCGCCGCAGCGCCCGCGGCCCGTTCTCGCGCCGAGACAGGTGCCACCGGCTCCCGCGGAGAAGGAGCCGCTGTGGCGGGACCTCGTGGGTGACGTCCTGCGGCGTGAGCGCCTTGCCCAGGAGCGCACCCTCAAGGACGTGGCCGAGGCGGCCCGGATCTCGATGCCGTACCTCTCCGAGCTGGAGCGCGGCCGCAAGGAGGCCTCCTCCGAAGTCCTCGCGGCCGCCGCACGCGCCCTCGGTCTCGGCCTCCCCGACCTGCTCTCGCTCGCCCAGGACGAGCTCACGCGGCTCGCCCGGGTGCGGCGTCCGGACCGCGGGCGCGCCCCGTCGGCATCGCGCTACGACGGGATGTGCCTGGCGGCCTGA
- a CDS encoding ClpP family protease: protein MGSYTIPNVVERTPQGERSYDVFSRLLSERIIFLGTEIDDGVANVVIAQLLHLESSNPESEIAIYINSPGGSFTSLMAIYDTMSFVQAPISTFCVGQAASTAAVLLAGGDPGRRFVLEHARVLLGQPASGGRQGTVSDLSLQAKEMLRIRAQVEEVLSRHTHHEASTLRADMDRDKVFTAHEAVAYGLADEVLSRRLATV, encoded by the coding sequence ATGGGTTCGTACACGATTCCGAACGTCGTCGAGCGGACCCCGCAGGGCGAGCGGTCCTACGACGTCTTCAGCCGGCTGCTGTCCGAGCGGATCATCTTCCTCGGCACGGAGATCGACGACGGTGTCGCCAACGTCGTCATCGCGCAACTCCTCCATCTGGAGTCGTCGAACCCGGAGAGCGAGATCGCGATCTACATCAACTCGCCCGGCGGCTCGTTCACTTCGCTCATGGCGATCTACGACACGATGTCGTTCGTCCAGGCGCCGATCTCGACGTTCTGCGTCGGTCAGGCCGCCTCCACCGCGGCGGTGCTGCTGGCCGGGGGCGATCCCGGACGGCGGTTCGTGCTGGAGCACGCCCGGGTGCTGCTCGGCCAGCCGGCCAGTGGCGGACGGCAGGGCACGGTGTCTGACCTCAGCCTCCAGGCCAAGGAGATGCTGCGGATCCGCGCGCAGGTCGAGGAGGTCCTCTCCCGGCACACGCACCACGAAGCGAGCACCCTGCGCGCGGACATGGACCGCGACAAGGTCTTCACCGCACATGAGGCCGTGGCGTACGGGCTCGCCGACGAGGTGCTGAGCCGACGGCTGGCGACGGTGTGA
- a CDS encoding ATP-dependent Clp protease proteolytic subunit: MTPFITGWDPGRAPRAEEGDTPATRFDDHLAAQLLAQRIVLLGTQVDEVSANRVCAQLLLLSAEDSRTDISLYINSPGGSVTAGLAIYDTMRLIPNDVSTLVMGFAASMGQFLLSVGTHGKRFALPNARIMMHQPSAGIGGSTADIEIQAENLEFTKKAIERITAEHTGQSEETISQDGDRDRWFTAEQAREYGMVDRVVESLDDVRPAASRRRMGL, translated from the coding sequence ATGACTCCATTCATCACCGGCTGGGACCCGGGCCGCGCTCCGCGGGCCGAAGAGGGCGACACCCCGGCAACACGATTCGACGACCATCTGGCCGCGCAACTGCTCGCGCAGCGGATCGTCCTGCTCGGCACCCAGGTCGACGAGGTCTCCGCCAACCGGGTCTGCGCCCAGCTGCTCCTGCTGTCGGCGGAGGACTCGCGTACGGACATCAGCCTGTACATCAACAGTCCTGGCGGATCGGTGACCGCGGGGCTCGCGATCTACGACACGATGCGGCTGATCCCCAACGACGTCTCGACGCTCGTGATGGGGTTCGCGGCGAGCATGGGCCAGTTCCTGCTGAGCGTGGGAACGCACGGCAAGCGCTTCGCACTGCCGAACGCGCGGATCATGATGCACCAGCCGTCGGCCGGGATCGGCGGGAGCACCGCCGACATCGAAATCCAGGCGGAGAACCTGGAGTTCACCAAGAAGGCCATCGAGCGGATCACCGCGGAGCACACCGGCCAGAGCGAGGAGACGATCTCCCAGGACGGCGATCGCGACCGCTGGTTCACGGCCGAACAGGCCAGGGAGTACGGCATGGTGGACCGGGTCGTGGAGTCGCTCGACGATGTCCGCCCGGCCGCGTCACGACGACGGATGGGACTCTGA
- a CDS encoding epoxide hydrolase family protein, translating to MTSADASGIHPFRIDFPESDLDDLRHRLDRTRWPDALPGVGWAYGIPRDHLEELVRYWRHEYDWRAAEARLNQWPQFTTEIDGTRVHFAHVRSPEPDATPLIITHGWPGSIVEFTDVVGPLTDPRAHGGDPADAFHLVIPSIPGFGLSGPTRETGWEFKRVAAAFAELMERLGYHRYGAQGGDWGGAISRELGRAYPDRVIGVHLNLLPDSGATTEPTPAELAALSPEERERTLLSWQRFQEWNKNERGYADIQFTRPQTLAYGLTDSPVGQLAWIAEKFRQWTDPRKNSPEDAVDRERLLTNVMLYWLTGTAGSSARIYYERAHADYWGSPPAPSTTPTALAVFPHENFVALRHIADRTNTIVQWTEFDRGGHFAALEEPELLVADVRALFRKLRTAG from the coding sequence ATGACATCTGCAGACGCCTCAGGCATTCATCCGTTCCGCATCGACTTCCCCGAGAGCGACCTCGACGATCTGCGCCACCGCCTCGACCGCACCCGCTGGCCGGACGCGCTGCCGGGCGTGGGCTGGGCCTATGGAATTCCGCGGGATCACCTCGAAGAGCTCGTACGGTATTGGCGGCACGAGTACGACTGGCGTGCGGCGGAGGCCCGGCTGAACCAATGGCCGCAGTTCACGACCGAAATCGATGGCACGCGGGTGCATTTCGCCCATGTGCGGTCCCCGGAACCGGATGCCACTCCCCTGATCATCACGCACGGCTGGCCGGGTTCGATCGTCGAATTCACCGATGTGGTCGGCCCGTTGACCGATCCGCGGGCTCACGGCGGGGATCCGGCCGACGCGTTCCATCTCGTCATCCCCAGCATTCCGGGATTCGGCCTCTCCGGCCCGACCCGGGAAACCGGGTGGGAATTCAAGCGCGTGGCCGCCGCGTTCGCCGAGCTGATGGAGCGCCTCGGCTATCACCGCTACGGGGCGCAGGGCGGGGACTGGGGCGGGGCCATCTCCCGTGAGCTGGGCCGGGCGTATCCCGACCGCGTCATCGGGGTCCATCTGAATCTGCTCCCCGACTCGGGCGCGACGACGGAGCCGACGCCCGCCGAACTGGCGGCGCTGAGCCCCGAAGAGCGCGAGCGCACGCTGCTGTCCTGGCAGCGGTTCCAGGAGTGGAACAAGAACGAGCGCGGGTACGCCGACATCCAGTTCACCCGCCCGCAGACACTCGCGTACGGGCTCACCGACTCGCCGGTCGGCCAACTTGCCTGGATCGCCGAGAAGTTCAGGCAATGGACGGACCCGCGGAAGAACAGCCCCGAGGACGCTGTCGACAGGGAACGGCTGTTGACCAACGTGATGCTGTACTGGCTGACGGGGACGGCCGGTTCGTCCGCGCGCATCTACTACGAGCGGGCGCATGCGGACTACTGGGGATCGCCGCCCGCCCCCTCGACCACGCCGACCGCCCTCGCCGTCTTCCCGCACGAGAACTTCGTGGCCCTGCGGCACATCGCGGACCGCACGAACACCATCGTGCAGTGGACGGAGTTCGACCGGGGCGGGCATTTCGCCGCGCTGGAGGAGCCGGAGCTGCTCGTCGCGGATGTGCGTGCCCTCTTCCGGAAGCTGCGCACGGCCGGCTGA
- a CDS encoding alpha/beta fold hydrolase translates to MTVIALKTAVLRDGLTLPYAEAGYPEGTPVVFVHGLADSWWSFEPLLRQLPASLHGFAPTQRGHGDADRPPDGYTPEDFAADLVAFLDTVGIRRTLLAGSSSGGVTARIVAGSHPDRISGLVLIGVPATLADKPAVTAVGETVQGLSDPVPREFVEGFLDGMVSRPVARGFIETMVEEGLKLPAYVWQETVRGLLETDLRATLAGILVPTLLLWGDQDAFLPRADQQIILDAVHGARLLTYEGAGHVVHWEEPERVVADIAAFAARLAAKS, encoded by the coding sequence ATGACCGTGATCGCCCTGAAAACCGCGGTGCTGCGGGACGGGCTCACCCTCCCTTACGCCGAGGCGGGCTACCCCGAGGGCACGCCCGTCGTCTTCGTGCACGGGCTGGCGGACTCCTGGTGGTCCTTCGAGCCGCTCCTGAGACAGCTCCCGGCATCTCTGCACGGCTTCGCCCCCACCCAGCGCGGCCACGGCGACGCCGACCGCCCTCCCGACGGCTATACGCCCGAGGACTTCGCCGCCGATCTCGTGGCCTTCCTCGACACCGTCGGCATCCGCCGCACGCTCCTCGCCGGATCGTCCAGCGGCGGCGTGACTGCGCGGATCGTCGCGGGCAGCCACCCCGACCGGATCTCCGGGCTGGTGCTGATCGGCGTCCCCGCCACCCTCGCCGACAAGCCGGCGGTGACCGCCGTGGGGGAGACCGTCCAGGGCCTCTCCGACCCCGTGCCGCGCGAGTTCGTCGAGGGGTTCCTGGACGGCATGGTGAGCCGCCCGGTCGCCCGCGGATTCATCGAGACCATGGTCGAGGAAGGGCTCAAGCTTCCCGCGTACGTCTGGCAGGAGACCGTCCGCGGACTGCTGGAGACCGACCTGCGCGCGACCCTCGCGGGCATCCTGGTGCCGACCCTCCTCCTCTGGGGCGACCAGGACGCATTCCTGCCCCGTGCGGACCAGCAGATCATCCTGGACGCCGTCCACGGAGCACGGCTGCTCACCTACGAGGGCGCTGGGCATGTCGTGCACTGGGAGGAGCCGGAGCGCGTCGTCGCCGACATCGCCGCCTTCGCGGCCCGCCTCGCTGCCAAGTCCTGA
- a CDS encoding VOC family protein, with translation MPADGFTTCLWFDEQAEEAAHYYVSIFKNSKLGRVGRYTEAGPRPAGSVMAVEFVANGHKFVALNGGPEFTFDEAVSFQIYCEDQAEVDFYWNKLTEDGGEAGPCGWLKDKFGLSWQVIPARLMDLVSDPDPEKAARTSKAMFQMSKLDLAALEKAHAGE, from the coding sequence ATGCCCGCCGACGGATTCACCACCTGTCTGTGGTTCGACGAACAGGCCGAGGAAGCCGCCCACTACTACGTGTCGATCTTCAAGAACTCCAAGCTGGGCCGGGTCGGCCGCTACACCGAGGCCGGACCCCGCCCCGCCGGTTCCGTGATGGCCGTGGAGTTCGTGGCCAACGGGCACAAGTTCGTGGCCCTGAACGGCGGCCCGGAGTTCACCTTCGACGAGGCCGTCTCCTTCCAGATCTACTGCGAGGACCAGGCGGAGGTGGACTTCTACTGGAACAAGCTCACCGAGGACGGTGGCGAAGCAGGCCCCTGCGGCTGGCTCAAGGACAAGTTCGGTCTCTCCTGGCAGGTCATCCCGGCCAGGCTCATGGATCTGGTCAGCGACCCGGACCCGGAGAAGGCGGCCCGCACGAGCAAGGCGATGTTCCAGATGTCCAAGCTGGACCTCGCCGCCCTGGAGAAGGCCCACGCGGGCGAATAG
- a CDS encoding nitroreductase family protein, whose protein sequence is MSVTSLDSSALEKMISAAIAAPSMHNTQPWHFRFDPELLTLEIHAAAERALPSEDPHGRALHIAAGAALVNLRIAVTHLGWKPVARLLPNAHRPDLLVTVRITPSASLATVHSPDLYDAIWRRRSSRFPFAERRVPTAVMQELAEAAHMEGAALTVPDPHETARLLRVTATAERRNHADPDRSVESRRWTGRDVGEDTGIPSSAFGPQDAFEQVPMRDFGARRSLEQLPSRPFERTPTLAVLTTAHDRRMDWLRAGQALQSVLLVATTQGLRTSLLHQALEWPDLRDRLRPETAPFDHVQLIVRLGYGPDGPATPRRAPHLLLDAEEAAPSARP, encoded by the coding sequence ATGTCTGTCACCTCGCTCGACTCGTCGGCACTGGAGAAGATGATCTCGGCCGCCATCGCGGCACCCTCGATGCACAACACACAGCCCTGGCACTTCCGCTTCGACCCCGAGCTGTTGACGCTGGAGATCCACGCCGCCGCCGAGCGGGCTCTGCCCAGCGAGGACCCGCACGGCCGGGCGCTGCACATCGCGGCGGGCGCGGCCCTGGTCAACCTGCGGATCGCGGTCACTCATCTCGGCTGGAAACCGGTGGCCCGGCTGCTCCCGAATGCCCACCGGCCCGATCTGCTGGTCACCGTGCGCATCACTCCGAGTGCGTCGCTCGCCACGGTCCACAGTCCCGATCTGTACGACGCGATCTGGCGCAGGCGCAGCAGCCGGTTCCCCTTCGCCGAGCGGCGTGTCCCCACGGCGGTCATGCAGGAGCTCGCCGAGGCCGCACACATGGAAGGCGCCGCGCTGACCGTGCCGGACCCGCACGAGACGGCCCGTCTGTTGCGGGTGACCGCCACGGCGGAACGCCGCAATCACGCCGACCCGGACCGCAGTGTCGAGAGCCGACGCTGGACGGGACGGGACGTGGGGGAGGACACCGGCATCCCGTCGTCGGCCTTCGGACCGCAGGACGCCTTCGAGCAGGTCCCGATGCGTGATTTCGGCGCGCGCCGTTCCCTGGAGCAGCTGCCGTCCCGGCCGTTCGAGCGCACGCCCACGCTGGCGGTGCTCACCACGGCCCACGACCGGCGCATGGACTGGCTGCGCGCGGGCCAGGCGCTCCAGTCCGTCCTGCTTGTCGCGACGACCCAGGGGCTGCGCACCTCGTTGCTGCACCAGGCTCTGGAGTGGCCGGACCTCCGCGACCGGCTGCGACCGGAGACAGCCCCCTTCGACCACGTCCAGCTCATCGTCCGGCTCGGCTACGGCCCCGACGGGCCCGCCACGCCCCGCCGTGCACCGCATCTCCTCCTGGACGCCGAAGAGGCCGCCCCGTCCGCCCGGCCCTGA